In one window of Henckelia pumila isolate YLH828 chromosome 1, ASM3356847v2, whole genome shotgun sequence DNA:
- the LOC140881785 gene encoding vacuolar protein sorting-associated protein 28 homolog 2-like: protein MEVKLWNDKREREMYDNFAELFAIIKATEKLEKAYVRDIISPAEYETECQKLITHFKTLSSTVKDIVPSIERFHDTYKVDCPAALNRLVISGVPATIEHRTASALSATTSAAIVAECVQNFITAMDSLKLNMVAVDQVHPLLSDLAASLNKLSILPPDFEGKTKMKEWISRLSKMGAADELTEQQARQLHFDLESSYNSFMAALPSAGT from the coding sequence ATGGAGGTTAAACTATGGAACGACAAGCGTGAAAGAGAGATGTACGATAACTTTGCTGAGCTCTTCGCAATCATCAAAGCTACTGAGAAGCTTGAGAAGGCTTATGTGCGCGACATAATTTCTCCAGCTGAGTACGAAACTGAATGCCAAAAATTGATAACCCACTTTAAGACTCTATCATCCACTGTAAAAGACATCGTACCAAGTATTGAGCGGTTCCATGATACATACAAAGTGGACTGCCCCGCTGCCCTGAATCGCCTTGTGATTTCAGGTGTTCCCGCCACTATTGAGCACCGGACAGCTTCAGCTCTATCAGCCACAACCTCTGCTGCCATTGTTGCAGAGTGTGTACAAAATTTCATTACGGCTATGGATTCCTTAAAACTGAACATGGTTGCTGTTGATCAGGTCCACCCATTGTTGTCTGACTTAGCAGCTTCTCTCAATAAGTTGTCCATACTGCCACCAGATTTTGAGGGCAAGACGAAGATGAAGGAATGGATCTCAAGACTGTCGAAAATGGGTGCTGCTGATGAGCTGACGGAGCAGCAGGCACGGCAGTTACACTTTGATCTGGAGTCCTCTTACAACTCCTTTATGGCTGCATTACCATCTGCAGGAACGTAG